Proteins encoded by one window of Cucurbita pepo subsp. pepo cultivar mu-cu-16 chromosome LG14, ASM280686v2, whole genome shotgun sequence:
- the LOC111810307 gene encoding metacaspase-1-like: MILINCSHCRTPLQLPPGATSVRCAICRAVTVVADPRGFPPPPQQQSYSPGYSNPFPPPTQSYYPGHHYPSPEPPMYPAGRSPKRAVICGISYKNTTHELQGCINDAKCMKYLLINRFKFPDSSILMLTDEETDIYKRPTKQNIRMALHWLVQGVQAGDSLVFHFSGHGLQQKNLTGDEIDGFDETLCPLDFETAGMIVDDEINATIVRPLPYGAKLHAIVDSCHSGTMLDLPFLCRMDRNGSYRWEDHRPPSGVYKGTNGGEVISFSGCDDNQTAADTQAMSKVTTTGAMTFSFIKAIESGQATTYGNMLNSMRSTIRNTDVNSGSDIVTSLITMLLSGGTLSGRLKQEPQLTAHSTFDVYSKPFSL, translated from the exons ATGATCCTGATCAACTGTTCCCACTGCCGGACGCCGCTGCAGCTCCCGCCAGGCGCTACCTCTGTCCGATGCGCCATCTGCCGCGCAGTCACTGTCGTCGCCGATCCCCGAGGTTTTCCCCCGCCGCCGCAGCAGCAGAGTTACTCTCCCGGCTACAGTAACCCCTTTCCGCCACCGACGCAGAGTTACTATCCTGGCCATCACTACCCCTCTCCGGAGCCGCCGATGTACCCTGCCGGCCGCAGCCCCAAACGGGCGGTGATTTGCGGGATTTCGTACAAAAATACCACACACGAACTTCAGGGCTGTATTAATGATGCTAAATGTATGAAGTATTTGCTGATCAACCGCTTTAAATTCCCCGATTCCTCCATTCTCATGCTCACTG ATGAAGAAACTGACATTTATAAGCGTCCAACAAAGCAAAACATCAGAATGGCACTACATTGGCTTGTGCAAGGCGTTCAAGCAGGGGACTCTTTGGTGTTCCATTTCTCTGGCCATGGTTTGCAGCAGAAGAACCTCACCGGTGACGAGATCGATGGCTTCGATGAAACGCTCTGCCCGTTGGATTTTGAGACCGCGGGAATGATCGTCGATGACGAGATCAATGCTACCATAGTTAGGCCTCTCCCTTACGGTGCTAAGCTCCATGCCATCGTAGATTCATGCCATAGTGGGACTATGTTAGACTTGCCATTCCTATGTCGGATGGACAG GAACGGAAGCTACAGATGGGAGGATCATAGGCCTCCATCAGGTGTATACAAAGGAACAAATGGGGGAGAAGTGATATCTTTCAGTGGTTGTGATGATAACCAAACTGCTGCAGACACACAA GCTATGTCAAAGGTTACTACCACTGGGGCCatgactttttctttcatcaagGCCATTGAGAGTGGACAAGCAACTACGTACGGTAATATGTTAAATTCGATGAGGTCCACCATTCGAAACACCGACGTTAATTCTGGAAGTGATATTGTTACAAGCCTTATTACCATGCTTTTATCGGGCGGGACTTTATCAGGTAGACTCAAACAG GAGCCCCAGTTGACTGCCCATTCAACCTTCGATGTGTACAGCAAGCCATTCTCGCTCTAA